The DNA window AAAATCAAATTTTAAGATTGGTTCTGATAAAGCAGAACGGTTGAATATTAAGTTCTTTGGTTTTGTTATTCAAGCAAAGCAAAACAATTATGATACTACTACTAACTATTCTAAAAATAGAGTTACAAATGCTTCTGCTGAATCTTTAATGTAAATTCGAAGCTTTTTGATCGTAGTTTTGAGGGGATAGAGATTATACCATTCTCTATTTATAGGTTCGTATGATATTTGCAAAATAACTACCAACAGGATTTTAGGATTGATCAATTAAAACTTCAGCACCTCAGGATTTCGGTATGATCCTGATCCATCGTTGCTTTCTTTAGAAATCGTGCAACCAATGCGGCCAGCAAATCATTAATGGCTCAGTCTATAATTTTGTGGGATAAGTGTTAATTCTTTATCTTTGAACAATGAATAAAAAGAAATCCCCAAGCATTGCTGACGTCCTATCATTGTTTTTACCTGATGGTATCCTTGAATACTTTGATATTGTATCTGAAATCACTCAAGATACATGCTTTATCTTGTGTTTAGAAGAAAAGAATATTGTTCCTGATGAAATCTCCACCTTAAATCTTCATTCTCATGGCTTTCATCCAGAAATAGAAGTTCAGGATTTTCCCATTAGAGGCAAAGCTGTTTTTCTTCGTATAAAAAGACGCAGATGGAAAGATATTGATACTGGAAAGGTTTATTCTCGAGATTGGAGGATTGTTGCTCACGAAACTCGCATCACTGCAGAGTTCGGTTCTTTTTTAAAAGAATTACTTAGACAATAATGCTGTCAGTGCAGAATCTGTAGCTTCCTTCAATAAACTTAATGGCAAACAGCTACAACGATACTATAAAGATACATTGAGTGATTTTCATTCATGGAATCAATTATCTCATGCTGAGGATTATCTTCTTTATTCCAAGAATATAGGCCCTAATCTGTGTATTGATGAAACATCCTTCTCGTGTGGCGAACTTTATACCCTTCTATTAAACAGAGATGCTCATGGAAAAAAGGGCAGTATTATTGCTATTGTAAAAGGTACTAAAGCAGATACGGTTACAGAGATTATCAAAAAGATACCTATAAAAGAAAGATATAAAGTACGTGAAGTAACATTGGATATGTCTCCAAGCATGCAGAAGATTATCCGGTCATGCTTTCCTAAAGCAACCCAGGTTGTTGACAGATTCCATGTTCAGAAACAGGTCTTTGATGCATTACAGGACTTACGCGTAGCTTATAGATGGCAAGTTATAAGAGAGGAAGAAAAGAATATTAAAGAGGCTAAAAGAAAGGGTATAGAATACAAATCAAAAGAATTAGAAAATGGCGACACACTCAGGCAATTGCTCGTCAGAAGCCGGTTTCTTCTATTTAAAGCACCTAATAAATGGGGAGAATCGCAAAAACAAAGAGCTGAAATCTTGTTTGATTATTTTCCAGATATAAAACACATGTACTATCACTGTATAAGAGTCGGGAGTATTTTCTCGCAAACAAAAGATAAAAATGTGGCACGTTTAAAGTTTGCCAAATGGTACGAGGAGGTAGAAAATCAAGGGTATCCTAACTTCTCTGCAATAATATCTATGTTTGAGAATCATTCGGAAAGAATATTAAACTATTTTGAAAATCGAAGTACTAACGCTGCAGCAGAATCTTTTAATGCAAAACTAAAGGCTTTTAGAGCATCTTTTAGAGGAGTTAATGATATGAAATTCTTTCTTTACAGAGTGGCTAAAATTTACGCATAAGCTGATGAAACTTTTAACATTCCCACAAATTTATTGACTGATCCTTTATGATGAGTATAATAAATAAAAAAAGGAAAGTCATAAAACCTTCCTTTGTACACCCTCAGGGACTCGAACCCTGGACCCATTGATTAAGAGTCAATTGCTCTACCAGCTGAGCTAAGAGTGCAAATGCATAATAAGAAGAAAAAAGTACACCCTCAGGGACTCGAACCCTGGACCCATTGATTAAGAGTCAATTGCTCTACCAGCTGAGCTAAGAGTGCTTATTTTATTTCTTTTTTGCGGTTGCAAAGGTAGACGTTTTTTTTCATTTTCCCAAATAAATCGGGCTTTTTTCTCACATAAAGTTTTACGTCTTACTCAAATTCATAGAAGTCAGATGGGCTACTTCGCTTTAAGGCAATGAGTTGCACATCTTTTCCAACAACAACTCCTTTGCTTTTTAATTTCCATTCAACTGTTTTATATGCCAGTTCGGGATGATTGTTATCTTTACTAAGATGACAAAGCCAGATATATTTCAGGTTTTCATTAATATTATCTGCTAGAAAATCGGCTGTATCAGTGTTACTCATGTGTCCATTTGGACCTGAAATGC is part of the uncultured Bacteroides sp. genome and encodes:
- a CDS encoding transposase; protein product: MNKKKSPSIADVLSLFLPDGILEYFDIVSEITQDTCFILCLEEKNIVPDEISTLNLHSHGFHPEIEVQDFPIRGKAVFLRIKRRRWKDIDTGKVYSRDWRIVAHETRITAEFGSFLKELLRQ
- a CDS encoding transposase encodes the protein MSDFHSWNQLSHAEDYLLYSKNIGPNLCIDETSFSCGELYTLLLNRDAHGKKGSIIAIVKGTKADTVTEIIKKIPIKERYKVREVTLDMSPSMQKIIRSCFPKATQVVDRFHVQKQVFDALQDLRVAYRWQVIREEEKNIKEAKRKGIEYKSKELENGDTLRQLLVRSRFLLFKAPNKWGESQKQRAEILFDYFPDIKHMYYHCIRVGSIFSQTKDKNVARLKFAKWYEEVENQGYPNFSAIISMFENHSERILNYFENRSTNAAAESFNAKLKAFRASFRGVNDMKFFLYRVAKIYA